The Alkalihalophilus pseudofirmus nucleotide sequence GATGACTGGTGTGATTTGTATCGTTATTTTTACGCTTAAAGAAGCGAATGTAGCGATGGATAAAATTGTTCGTTATTTAGGCGCAGTTATGATTTTACTAACTCTTTATGTGATGTTTGTAAGTAATCCTCCGTATGCAGAGGCAGCTCTCCGCACAGTGGCACCACTTGAAATTGATTTTCTTGCGTTAATTACAGTCGTAGGAGGTACGGTTGGAGGTTATATTACTTTTGCAGGGGGACACCGTCTTCTTGAGGCTGGTATTTCTGGTAAAGAAAATATTCGCCATGTTACAAATACGGCAATTTCAGGAATTGTGGTTGCATCTATTATGCGATTTATTTTATTCCTTGCCGTCCTTGGGGTGGTTTCAGCAGGCTTTGCTTTAAATGCAGAGAACCCTACTGCTTCTGTATTCCAAATAGCTGCAGGTGAGGTTGGTTACCGCATTTTTGGTTTAGTGTTATGGTTTGCTGGGATTACGTCTGTTATTGGTGCAGCTTATACATCTGTATCCTTCTTAACAACATTCCATAAAAGCATTGAGAAAAATAAAAATTACTGGACGATTGGATTCATTGTTTTCTCAACAGCAGTCTTTGCCTTTATCGGCCGCCCTGTTACCTTGTTAATTTTAGCAGGGGCATTCAATGGTTTAATTCTTCCATTAACGTTATCATGTGTGCTTCTAGCAGCACACCGTTCACGAATTGTCGGCGATTATAAGCACCCAATTTGGATGACGATCTTTGGTGCGATCATTGTTATTTTAACAACATACTTAGGTATTCACACGTTGACTCAAATGATTCCACAACTATTCTAATGATAGAGAAGAAGTGAACTTTTTTAAGGGAGTGAGAGGATGACGAGAGTAGATCTAAACTGTGATTTAGGGGAAAGTTTTGGAGCTTATAAGATAGGGCAGGATGAATTTATTTTAGATCATATCAGCTCGGCAAATGTGGCTTGCGGCTACCATGCTGGTGATCATAATGTGATGGCAGCAACAGTTAAGATGGCTAAAGAAAGAGGGGTGAGCATTGGAGCTCATCCTGGCTTTCAAGATTTAATGGGCTTTGGCAGACGGCAGATCCAAACGAGCCCAGAGGATATTTACCATTTTGTCATCTATCAAATTAATGCCTTGAAAGGTTTTTGTCATTTGAATAATGTCTCAATGAAGCATGTTAAACCGCATGGTGCACTATTTAATATGGCGGCAAAGGATCCTGTGATGGCAAAGGCGATCGCACAGGCTGTCTATGATACGGATCCGTCGCTTGTGTTATTTGGCCTATCAGGAAGCGAGCTTACAAAGGCGGGGGAAGAATTGGGATTAACGGTGGCAAATGAAGTATTCGCTGATCGTACCTATCAGCCGGATGGATCTTTAACACCGCGCACAGAAGCGAATGCATTAATCCATAATACAAATGCAGCGGTAGAACAGGTGCTGCAGATGGTCAAAGAAGGCACCGTTACAGCAGTTGACGGCTCAACCGTTAAGATTAAAGCAGACACAGTATGTATCCACGGAGATGGTGAGAATGCATTATCTTTTGCACAAACCTTACGAGAGGTTCTCACAAACGAAGGGGTTACGATCGCTCCTGTAAACACGTAAAGAAGAGAGTCCGTGGACTCTCTTTTTTGTGTTATATGAAATAGTTAGGTGATTATTGCTTTAATTTATAAGCAGTTAACTGATGAACTTCAGTAAATCCCGCTTTTAGATAAGAATGAAGTGCAGCTTTTTGATTATTATTGACACATAGAGTAATCTCCTCGATCTCCTCGTAAGAAAATAATGCTCGTATCCCGCTTTTCAGCAATTGTGCACCGATTCCTTTTCTTCGATAAGCCTCATCAACAGCTAAAAAGTGGATATCCCCTTCCTTAAAAGAGGGGCTCGCCGTGACATAAATATAACCAACGGTCTGTCCTTTTTCTTCTGCAACTAGAAGCTGATTGGTGCTGGATTGTGTCTCCCACATCTCTTCAGCGCTGAAGTAAGTGTTAGGAAACGTTTTATCGTGCAGTACTTTAAAAGAGGCAAAATGATGCTTAGCGGGCTTTTGATAGGCAGCACTCCTATCACCTAGAGAAGCCTCATTTTTACGTACAGTCAAGATCGTATGCTGTCCAGTTTTTTTTGCACCGATATGGGTCATAAAAGGATGAGCATAATGATGAGCGTGATTGTAGAAGCCATTATAGGTTAGCGAAGGGAGTTCAGCTGTTAGCTGCTCCCACATCGCATAAGCAACTTCTTCCCAATCTTGAACAGATATGAAAGGTCCCCAAATTTCTGCTTCATTTTCATTCAGATCAATATCTAGACCTAGAAAGCCAGCCATTTCTCCATCTTCAAAAGCCGCGATGCAGCAACGTTCTAATGGCAGGTCTGAGAATTCTTGTTCCATAGTATGGGCAATTTCATCAGCAGATTCTCCACAATAGCCGACATGATGTTCCTTTAAACCATTTAATCTTGCAAGAAAAGAAGCGGCTTCCTTTCTTGCAAATTGACGGGTAAACGTAATCAACATTTATCACTCCTAGAACCTTCATCCAGTGCTTAAATCGTAGCAAATATTGGTTATAATCTGTCTATTTTTTAACAATAAAGACGGTCAAAACTCGAATTGGTGCTAAGGTCTTAACTAATGAAGGCAATTTAATCCATTTATCCCATTGGTTTATAAAATGAGCGTGCTATAGTTAAAAAGATGCTAATTATGGTGAATAAATAACGATTTCTAAAGAAGTGGAATATAAGGGAAAATCTAAAAATAAATCGTAAACTGGTTAAATGTAATAAGCGATTTTAAACAGAAACGTCTCTTTAAAAAATCTAAAGTGGGTGATGGGGGAAATGAAAGTATTAGATGTGAGTGCTCTTGATTTTGCCAT carries:
- a CDS encoding NRAMP family divalent metal transporter — translated: MNQNPIDEQQGKMTAKQRLSAMMGAAFLMATSAIGPGFLTQTAVFTEQLLASFAFIILASIILDIGAQMNIWRIIAVSKMRGQEIANAVLPGLGYVVAFFIVLGGLAFNIGNVAGGGLGVNALMGLDPRIGAVMTGVICIVIFTLKEANVAMDKIVRYLGAVMILLTLYVMFVSNPPYAEAALRTVAPLEIDFLALITVVGGTVGGYITFAGGHRLLEAGISGKENIRHVTNTAISGIVVASIMRFILFLAVLGVVSAGFALNAENPTASVFQIAAGEVGYRIFGLVLWFAGITSVIGAAYTSVSFLTTFHKSIEKNKNYWTIGFIVFSTAVFAFIGRPVTLLILAGAFNGLILPLTLSCVLLAAHRSRIVGDYKHPIWMTIFGAIIVILTTYLGIHTLTQMIPQLF
- a CDS encoding 5-oxoprolinase subunit PxpA, which encodes MTRVDLNCDLGESFGAYKIGQDEFILDHISSANVACGYHAGDHNVMAATVKMAKERGVSIGAHPGFQDLMGFGRRQIQTSPEDIYHFVIYQINALKGFCHLNNVSMKHVKPHGALFNMAAKDPVMAKAIAQAVYDTDPSLVLFGLSGSELTKAGEELGLTVANEVFADRTYQPDGSLTPRTEANALIHNTNAAVEQVLQMVKEGTVTAVDGSTVKIKADTVCIHGDGENALSFAQTLREVLTNEGVTIAPVNT
- a CDS encoding GNAT family N-acetyltransferase is translated as MLITFTRQFARKEAASFLARLNGLKEHHVGYCGESADEIAHTMEQEFSDLPLERCCIAAFEDGEMAGFLGLDIDLNENEAEIWGPFISVQDWEEVAYAMWEQLTAELPSLTYNGFYNHAHHYAHPFMTHIGAKKTGQHTILTVRKNEASLGDRSAAYQKPAKHHFASFKVLHDKTFPNTYFSAEEMWETQSSTNQLLVAEEKGQTVGYIYVTASPSFKEGDIHFLAVDEAYRRKGIGAQLLKSGIRALFSYEEIEEITLCVNNNQKAALHSYLKAGFTEVHQLTAYKLKQ